The Bos mutus isolate GX-2022 chromosome 7, NWIPB_WYAK_1.1, whole genome shotgun sequence genome window below encodes:
- the GPX3 gene encoding glutathione peroxidase 3 encodes MARLFRASCLLSLLLAGFIPPSQGQEKSKTDCHAGVGGTIYEYGALTIDGEEYIPFKQYAGKYILFVNVASYUGLTGQYVELNALQEELEPFGLVILGFPCNQFGKQEPGENSEILATLKYVRPGGGFTPNFQLFEKGDVNGEKEQKFYTFLKNSCPPTSELLGSPDRLFWEPMKVHDIRWNFEKFLVGPDGIPIMRWYHRTTVNSVKMDILTYMRRRAVWEAKGK; translated from the exons ATGGCCCGGCTCTTCCGGGCATCCTGCCTTCTCTCCCTGCTCCTGGCCGGCTTCATTCCCCCGAGCCAGGGACAGGAGAAGTCGAAG ACGGACTGCCACGCTGGTGTGGGTGGCACCATCTATGAGTACGGGGCCCTCACCATCGATGGGGAGGAGTACATCCCCTTTAAGCAGTACGCTGGCAAATACATCCTCTTCGTCAACGTGGCCAGCTACTGAGGCCTGACGGGCCAGTACGTTG AACTGAATGCACTGCAGGAAGAGCTTGAACCATTTGGTCTGGTCATTCTGGGCTTCCCCTGCAACCAATTTGGAAAACAAGAACCAGGAGAGAACTCGGAGATCCTAGCCACCCTCAA GTATGTTCGACCAGGTGGGGGCTTCACCCCCAATTTCCAACTATTTGAGAAAGGCGATGTGAATGGGGAGAAAGAGCAGAAGTTCTACACGTTCCTGAAG AACTCCTGTCCTCCTACCTCGGAGCTCCTAGGCTCACCTGACCGCCTTTTCTGGGAACCCATGAAGGTCCATGACATCCGGTGGAACTTTGAGAAGTTCCTGGTGGGGCCAGACGGCATCCCCATCATGCGCTGGTACCACCGCACCACGGTCAACTCTGTCAAGATGGACATCCTGACCTACATGCGGCGGCGGGCGGTCTGGGAGGCCAAGGGGAAGTAA